The window CAGATTAGAGGGATGTATGCCGGGGACCGTTCGCGTAAGGAAATCCTGGTGGAGCATGGCTTCAGGCTGCCATCGGCGCTGGATAATCGTCCTTTATTTTTTGAGGAGTTTGAATCGCACATTGACCGGGTGATATTTGTGTCGGCGACTCCCGGGGAGTATGAATTGGAGAAGTCGCAGGGAGTGGTAGTGGAGCAGGTGATTCGGCCCACCGGGCTGTGCGACCCCAAAATATCAGTTCGTCCCCTGGGGAGCCAGGTTGACGATTTGATAGCCGAAATCAGAAAGCGAGTCAGCGCCGGGGAAAGAACGCTGGTGACAACTCTGACCAAGCGCATGGCGGAGGATTTGTCGGAATATTTGAACAAACTGGGGATGCGTGTGCGTTATTTACATAGTGAGATTGATGCTATCGACCGGACCGAAATCATCCGCGACCTGCGGCTGGCCGAATTTGACGTTCTCGTTGGTATCAATCTGCTGCGCGAAGGATTGGATTTACCGGAGGTTTCCCTGGTGGCGATACTGGATGCCGACAAGGAAGGCTTCCTGAGGTCGGAGAGGTCATTGATACAGACCGCCGGAAGAGCGGCGCGTCACAAAAACGGCGAAGTTATATTCTATGCCGACAAAATCACCGACTCCATGCGCAAGGCGATGGACGAAACTGAGCGGAGACGGATAAAGCAGCTGGCGTACAATAAGGAGCATAATATAAATCCGGAAACGATATATAAGACCCGTGAGGAAATATTGCAGGCGACCCGTTTCGCGGACTCCAAGACGGTAGAGGAGAAAAAAATCGAAAAGCCGGACCATTTTGCGGATATGACGGCGGAGGGTAAAATTGCGTTTCTTCTGAAAGCGATGCGCAAAGCGGCGGACAATCTCGAATTTGAAACGGCGGCAGCAATCCGCGATGAGCTCAAAAATCTGAAAATGAACCTTAAGAAAAGCCGGAGTCGCAAGTGAAGTTATATTTCATCCTGAGCGGGATGGTTCTGGCGATAGCATTACTTGTTGGGATATCCTGCGACAAGAAGACTTTCAGCACCGATAGCACTTATGCGGAAGAGATTGAGAGTTTCATAACTGATTCCGATAACGGCAAGGAGCTCTTCTCACAGGAGATTTATGCCCGGGGACCGTTTTCGATAGACGACACCGCCGTCAAATATCTGCTGACGATAGACTCGGTGAAACGAAAAATAAAGGTTCTGATAGGCAGCGCCCCGAAAGATATCCCCCCGTACGATGGGGTATATGACGCTTCGGCGCGGGTTGATGATGATTACTTCGGACGATTGACCAGAATAGTCGGAACCAGTTTCGAGCCGTCATATTTCTTCAAGAGCAATGTTGTGCGCCACGGTTACTTCCTTAAATTGTACGGTGATGCTTATGAATACAGGGGATGGCGCTTTTGGGGATTCAACGGCGCCAATGCGGCGCGGAGGATTGAAGCCTCATCGGGCAATACTTTTGTCGCCGGCGAACTTGTCAGATTTGATGTCAACGCTTCGCCGACGCAACTGCTAAATTTAGCCAATTATCTGCCGGTCGATAATATACCAAATTATCCATATAGCGATTCTTTGATTGTGGTTTCGAGCAATCGCGATGTCGTATCGGTCCGAAACGCCCAGGATAGTCTGATTGCAATCGAATGTCAGATGCAGGGAAGTTCCTATAAAGCCGGTTGGAAACTGGCCGGCGCCACCAACAGATATTATCACCTGCTTACGTTTCAGATTCCGGGGAATCTAATGGTCGATTCCACACTCTCTCCGCCGGAAACAACCCTGGTAAAAACTATGGATTTTCTTATTCCGGTCTCGGTCGGAAATTGAACTACTGCGTTTGAGTTCGTTATTTGCAAGAATATTGAGGGGCAGATTTTGCTTGTTATATCAGGCAGGGATTTCTTAGATTGCTTGAAGTTGCAAAGACTTGAAACTTTTCGAGGAGGTAAGGAATGAAAAATCGCTGGAGCAATCTGGGACTGATGATACTTATGGGAGCAATCCTCATGTCCGGCTTGGTAGGATGCGGCACGCAGATCCCGTCGGGACACCGGGGTGTCTTTTATTATAAATTTGGCGACGGCACCGAGATGGGGAAGATTTATCCGGAAGGGTTCCTGTTCCATTTTCCCTGGAATAATGTATTCCTTTACAAAATCCAGCTGGATGAACGGAAAGAGGATTTGCGAGTATTGTCGGCGGACGGCGCTACCATTGGTTTGGAAGTCAGTATTTGGTATCGACCGATTGTCGACAAACTCGATTCCCTTCAGGTTACCATAGGCCCTCAGTTCTTCGATATTGCCGTAGCCCCGGCGCTGCGCGGGCAGGCGCGGAGTGTCATAGGCCGCTACAAGCCGGAAGAGCTCTATTCGACCAAACGGGAAATCATCGCCTCGGAAATTCTTCACGGGATGCGTGAACAGCTGAAAGACAAATATGTGACGGTGGAGAATGTGATTATACGCGATGTAGGGCTGCCGCAGAAAATATCGGAGGCAATAAATGCCAAACTGGAAGCCGACCAGGAATCCCAGAAAATGCAGTTCATCCTGACCAAGGAAAAGCAGGAGGCGGAAAGGAAACGGATTGAAGCACAGGGAATAGCCGATTTCCAGAAAATAGTTGCCTCTGGGGTGACGCCTTCGCTTCTTACCTGGAAAGGAATTGAAGCGACGCAGAAATTAGCGGAATCACCTAATACAAAAGTTATAGTGATCGGAAACTCCAAAAACGGACTACCGGTGATACTTGATGCTACGGAAAAATAGTATCTCCAGAATTCTGGACCTCAGGAAGTAATCTGCTTAGATGCACCGCGTTGCAGATAAGATGAAAATATAGGGTGTTCCGTTTCAATTGTTTAATTTGCGGCATTAGCTGAAAGACTCAATGGTCAGTTTTTGTCACGGCCATGGATTTAAAGTGTAGATTTAATTATTGTCTGTATCTATTGAGAAAATATATACTTAAATAGACATTGATAATTCTATACTGTTGTTTGAGCAAGACTCTATTGCCATTCGGTCAGATTAACTGACGCATATTATTTGGGGACAATTAGGGCAAGGAAATTGCGTGGAATCTGGGCGGCGGATTCTACCATTTTGCCTGTTAATCGGGCGGTCCGCCGGTTTGGGATAGGAATTAAGACTTTGGATGTCATTTGCAGATTGGTTACTTCGGAACAAGTAAGGAGAACCGGCAGTACGCTGAGCAACATCAGAAAAAATCTTGACTTAGAGCCGATGCAAGGTATATTTACCTTGAATTTAATTGGACGACTGCTTACAGTACTTACAAGCTATAATTGCAATTTAGTCAAGAAGATAAATGGGCTGGATTGGATCCTTTTTTTATCCTCACACAGTAGATTGAATCCTGCCTTTGGGTACTCTGCCGCCGGTTTTATTACTTTACGGTTCACCGATAAATATGTCCTGCGGAGGAATAATGATTAAAACGAAACTGCTGTCAGCGGGAGCGGTTTCCCTGTTATTAATAATTCTTCTGTCCACCGGTAACACATTTGGACAGGCAACAATCTCCCCCAGTTATAAGAGTTCGGGCCAGGCGGCGTCGGTTCCATCCAGTGATGTGCAGACGCCCAATTTATACTGGCCTCCGGAATTCTTTTCTTTTGACCCGGTCGATAGTTTTTACATCTGCCTTGGTTCGACCA of the Candidatus Zixiibacteriota bacterium genome contains:
- a CDS encoding helicase-related protein, with protein sequence QIRGMYAGDRSRKEILVEHGFRLPSALDNRPLFFEEFESHIDRVIFVSATPGEYELEKSQGVVVEQVIRPTGLCDPKISVRPLGSQVDDLIAEIRKRVSAGERTLVTTLTKRMAEDLSEYLNKLGMRVRYLHSEIDAIDRTEIIRDLRLAEFDVLVGINLLREGLDLPEVSLVAILDADKEGFLRSERSLIQTAGRAARHKNGEVIFYADKITDSMRKAMDETERRRIKQLAYNKEHNINPETIYKTREEILQATRFADSKTVEEKKIEKPDHFADMTAEGKIAFLLKAMRKAADNLEFETAAAIRDELKNLKMNLKKSRSRK
- a CDS encoding prohibitin family protein — translated: MKNRWSNLGLMILMGAILMSGLVGCGTQIPSGHRGVFYYKFGDGTEMGKIYPEGFLFHFPWNNVFLYKIQLDERKEDLRVLSADGATIGLEVSIWYRPIVDKLDSLQVTIGPQFFDIAVAPALRGQARSVIGRYKPEELYSTKREIIASEILHGMREQLKDKYVTVENVIIRDVGLPQKISEAINAKLEADQESQKMQFILTKEKQEAERKRIEAQGIADFQKIVASGVTPSLLTWKGIEATQKLAESPNTKVIVIGNSKNGLPVILDATEK